A stretch of Astyanax mexicanus isolate ESR-SI-001 chromosome 21, AstMex3_surface, whole genome shotgun sequence DNA encodes these proteins:
- the LOC103030717 gene encoding axin-1, whose amino-acid sequence MSVRMRGCHGDLPGRFNEDAPRPPVPGEEDSVGFPSAHSPYPSKLDYSSATPRRSDLDLGFEPEGSASPAPPHLRWAESLHFLLDDQDGTSLFRAFLLQEGCSDLLDFWFACSGFRKLPATDGQDGRRLKLAKAIYRKYIADNSSGVVARKIKPATKTFIRECVCRAQVCRALLDSVLFEQAQVEVQALMEEHTYPLFLKSDVYLAFARRSSADQQSPRLSTSPGNQELPLPGYLPTLMEDKEWAEPVDTGHGPSGKLTQKLLMETAAHRSTPNQKRPDHWEARFGVRELVNPYYVNSGFACAPAASANDSELQSLSSDADTISLTDSSVDGIPPYRFRKQQRRNMQESVKANGHVPLPHIPRTHRLPKDIHVEPQKFAAELISRLELIQRERENQRKLEEKLHRVRMEEECEDADVSTVTSLPGPCLRYHGSSVGQWGEDAQAILDEHLQRVMKSPGCQSPRNPAHAHMDLHRYGNGGRCYSDGAGIMPGANHSNQSEALGYSNSRGNSLSRRSAKGNSDGGRGFDGRGLELPEDAEQKQKILQWMMEGERDSGRYRKSTSSSSVRPGWGGASSDRYDPVPSTSQTEEGRRRSAPQHTKQRLKSSSSRKAACENITVAYYFCGEPIPYMTSVKGRVVTLGQFKELLTKKGSYRFYFKKVSDEFDCGVVYEEVNEDDAVLPIFEERIIGKVEKID is encoded by the exons ATGAGCGTTCGAATGCGTGGCTGCCATGGAGACCTGCCTGGCCGGTTTAACGAGGACGCCCCCCGTCCCCCTGTCCCGGGAGAAGAGGACAGTGTCGGTTTCCCCTCCGCTCACTCCCCGTACCCCTCCAAGCTGGACTATTCGTCTGCCACCCCGCGGCGTTCGGACCTGGACCTGGGCTTCGAGCCCGAGGGCAGCGCCTCACCTGCCCCTCCTCACCTGCGCTGGGCGGAGTCTCTGCACTTCCTGCTGGACGACCAGGATGGCACGTCGCTGTTCCGGGCGTTCCTGCTGCAGGAGGGATGCTCAGACTTGCTGGACTTCTGGTTTGCCTGCAGCGGCTTCCGGAAACTCCCGGCGACGGACGGGCAGGACGGGCGGAGGCTGAAGCTGGCCAAAGCCATCTATAG AAAGTACATAGCGGATAACAGCAGCGGCGTCGTGGCGAGGAAAATCAAGCCAGCGACGAAGACCTTCATCCGGGAGTGTGTGTGCCGCGCCCAGGTGTGCCGGGCCCTGCTGGACTCGGTTCTGTTTGAGCAGGCCCAGGTGGAGGTTCAGGCTCTGATGGAGGAGCACACCTACCCGCTCTTCCTGAAGTCGGACGTGTACCTGGCCTTCGCCCGCCGCTCCAGCGCCGACCAGCAAAGTCCCCGCCTCTCCACCTCCCCCGGCAACCAGGAACTGCCATTACCGGGGTACCTGCCCACGCTGATGGAGGATAAGGAGTGGGCGGAGCCAGTAGATACAGGGCACGGCCCATCTGGTAAACTCACCCAGAAGCTGCTAATGGAAACCGCCGCCCACCGCAGCACACCCAATCAAAAGAGGCCTGACCACTGGGAAGCCag GTTTGGTGTGAGGGAGTTAGTAAACCCGTATTATGTAAACAGTGGGTTTGCTTGTGCACCAGCTGCCAGCGCCAACGACTCCGAACTCCAGAGTCTGTCCAGCGACGCAGATACCATCTCTCTGACGGACAGCAGTGT tgatGGTATTCCTCCGTACCGTTTTCGGAAACAGCAGCGCAGGAATATGCAGGAGAGCGTTAAAGCCAACGGACACGTCCCCCTACCTCACATACCT CGGACGCATCGATTGCCAAAGGACATCCATGTAGAGCCACAGAAGTTTGCGGCAGAGCTGATCAGCCGCCTGGAACTGAtccagagggagagagaaaaccaAAGGAAGCTGGAGGAGAAGCTGCACAGAGTCCGCAtg GAAGAAGAGTGCGAGGATGCTGACGTTTCCACGGTGACCTCGTTGCCGGGTCCTTGTCTCCGTTACCATGGCAGCAGTGTGGGTCAGTGGGGTGAAGATGCGCAGGCCATTTTGGACGAGCACCTGCAGCGGGTCATGAAGAGTCCGGGCTGTCAGTCACCCAGAAACCCTGCACATGCACACATGGACTTGCATCGCTATGGGAACGGAGGGCGTTGCTACAGTGATGGCGCAGGCATCATGCCAGGGGCCAATCATTCCAATCAGAGCGAGGCATTGGGTTACAG CAACAGCAGGGGCAACTCATTATCTCGCCGTAGTGCGAAAGGAAACAGCGACGGTGGGCGTGGTTTTGATGGGCGTGGCTTGGAGCTTCCAGAAGATGCAGAGCAGAAACAGAAGATCCTACAGTGGATGATGGAGGGCGAGAGAGACAGTGGACGCTACAGAAAGAG caCTAGCTCGTCCAGTGTTCGTCCAGGGTGGGGTGGTGCATCCAGTGACCGCTATGATCCAGTCCCCAGCACCAGCCAAACAGAAGAGGGTAGGCGGAGATCTGCACCGCAACACACCAAGCAGAGGTTAAAGTCCAGCTCCAGCAGGAAGGCTGCATGTGAGAACATCACCGTGGCATATTACTTCTGTGGAGAACCGATTCCGTACATGACGTCCGTTAAGGGCAGGGTCGTCACCCTCGGACAGTTCAAAGAGCTTCTGACCAAGAAGGGATCTTACAG GTTTTACTTTAAGAAGGTGAGCGATGAGTTCGACTGTGGGGTCGtctatgaggaggtcaatgaggaTGACGCCGTTCTGCCCATATTCGAGGAGCGAATCATCGGGAAAGTCGAGAAAATCGACTGA
- the LOC103029338 gene encoding NACHT, LRR and PYD domains-containing protein 12: MIRVHDHLLDTLEELEKIEFKKFKRNLNQDVEGFKKISWGKLEDADKNDVIDLMVKQYGCEGAVKVTLAILKKIPRNQLAENLRSMVQEAGGSSSTSPARPGGSTSSPHSTQEPNRQAATQELKSNLKRSCVTLFEGPAAKVKRVNLNEVYTKLYAVEGWEGGVCLEHEFIHNEAESWRCSTEENRVMLSKLFQSNESKVLTIGIAGVGKTVAVQKFVLEWVEGHRNQDVDFIFLIRFRDLNLVKDEEYSFQQLLLYFYPELKNLNDAKIFDDECRVLFILDGLDEFRIPLNFNQKRLSDVTEKAKIEVLITNLIKGHLLPSALIWITSRPATADQIPNTYRVTELRGFGDVEKEEYFKKRLPKEQAKRLISDIAKSKSLQIMCHLPIFCWIMTSVLKQHLSKKESEEIPKTLTEIYTRFLVMQANMKCEKYDESLEKDTRNLLKSNREVILQLAELAFKQLVEGKVVFYEEDLDECGINMREPSMCSGICSEFFLEESSVYQRKVFCFVHLSFQEFLAAFYVFYCYASKNMKPLHILLKKTEDKEVSLDKLLCKVVDLNLWSKTGRYNLFLRFLVGISLESNQRLLQGILTHVEPSAESIRRTVQYMKQQIQSEDLPVDSSINLFHCLLEMNDQSFYSETREFLKSAKCPEKKLKSAHCSAIAHILHISGDVLDELDPKKYKATMEGCRRLIPAVGNCRKALFFSCSLTETSCEGLSSALQKLNSPLRELDLTNNDLRDPGLKLLSAALGSPNCKLEILRLSGCLITEKGCSFLAEALNTNPSNLRELDLSYNHPGESGTKMLSDLKEDCNYRLEKLDVSHGGEFRIKPGLRKYSCGLTLDVNTADSCLSLSEGNRKASWEGLQQENPHNPERSDWLAQVLCVESLRDRSYWEVECGGKATVAVTYRGVARKTETDEMFGPNTTSWSLTCAGDHYALQHSDLTTKVPASDPQCRRVGVYLDQPAGTLTFYSVASTTDTPNLIHTFHCSFTEPLYAGFGVNGGSSVTLVHMQ, translated from the exons ATGATTCGAGTCCATGATCATCTTCTGGACACGCTTGAGGAGCTGGAAAAAATAGAGTTCAAGAAGTTTAAGCGCAACCTCAATCAAGATGTAGAGGGATTCAAAAAAATTTCATGGGGTAAGCTGGAGGATGCAGATAAAAACGATGTTATAGATCTAATGGTAAAACAATATGGCTGTGAAGGAGCTGTGAAGGTCACACTGGCCATCCTGAAGAAGATACCCCGCAACCAGCTGGCTGAGAACCTGAGGAGCATGGTCCAGGAAG CCGGTGGTTCCAGCAGCACCAGTCCAGCAAGACCTGGAGGTTCCACCAGTTCCCCTCATTCTACCCAAG AACCAAACAGACAAGCGGCGACTCAGGAACTGAAGTCCAACCTCAAACGTAGCTGTGTGACCTTGTTTGAAGGGCCAGCAGCAAAGGTTAAACGTGTAAACCTGAATGAGGTCTACACAAAGCTTTACGCAGTGGAAGGCTGGGAAGGAGGAGTCTGCTTGGAGCATGAATTCATACACAATGAAGCAGAATCCTGGAGATGTTCTACTGAAGAAAACAGAGTTATGTTGAGCAAACTTTTCCAGTCCAATGAGTCCAAGGTGCTGACCATAGGAATCGCTGGAGTGGGTAAAACCGTGGCCGTCCAGAAGTTTGTCCTAGAGTGGGTGGAAGGACATCGCAACCAAgacgtggatttcatttttctgatTCGTTTCCGTGATCTGAACCTCGTAAAAGACGAAGAATACAGCTTTCAGCAGCTCCTTCTCTACTTCTACCCAGAACTCAAAAATCTGAACGATGCTAAGATCTTTGATGACGAATGCAGGGTTCTCTTCATTTTAGATGGACTGGACGAGTTCAGGATTCCACTAAATTTTAATCAGAAGAGACTGTCAGACGTCACAGAGAAGGCGAAAATTGAAGTGTTGAtaacgaacctcatcaagggtcACCTGCTTCCTTCTGCTCTTATCTGGATAACGTCCCGACCAGCAACAGCAGATCAGATTCCCAACACTTACCGAGTGACTGAACTACGAGGGTTTGGTGACGTGGAGAAAGAAGAATATTTCAAGAAGAGACTTCCAAAAGAACAGGCCAAAAGACTTATCTCAGATATTGCGAAGTCCAAAAGTCTCCAAATCATGTGCCACTTGCCAATCTTCTGTTGGATAATGACTTCGGTTCTTAAACAACACCTCAGCAAAAAAGAGAGCGAAGAAATTCCCAAGACACTAACTGAGATCTATACACGCTTCCTTGTCATGCAGGCAAATATGAAATGCGAGAAATACGACGAATCGCTTGAAAAAGACACAAGGAATCTTCTGAAATCCAACAGAGAAGTGATCTTACAACTTGCTGAGCTGGCCTTCAAACAACTGGTAGAGGGCAAGGTGGTATTTTACGAGGAGGACCTGGATGAGTGCGGCATCAACATGAGGGAGCCATCAATGTGCTCTGGGATTTGCTCAGAGTTCTTCTTGGAAGAATCGTCAGTTTACCAAAGAAAGGTTTTCTGCTTTGTGCATCTGAGCTTCCAAGAGTTCCTCGCTGCTTTCTACGTGTTTTACTGCTACGCCAGCAAGAATATGAAGCCACTGCACATTCTTCTGAAGAAGACTGAAGATAAAGAAGTGTCACTCGATAAGTTGCTGTGCAAAGTAGTGGACCTAAACCTGTGGAGCAAAACCGGTCGCTATAATCTTTTCCTGCGATTCCTTGTGGGCATCTCTCTGGAGTCCAATCAGAGGCTCCTTCAGGGCATTCTGACACATGTAGAGCCCAGTGCAGAAAGCATCAGAAGAACCGTCCAGTACATGAAACAACAGATCCAATCAGAGGACCTTCCTGTTGACAGTTCCATCAACTTGTTCCATTGCCTCCTAGAGATGAACGACCAGTCCTTCTACAGTGAGACCCGAGAGTTTCTAAAATCAGCTAAGTGCCCTGAGAAGAAGCTGAAGTCTGCTCATTGCTCAGCAATAGCTCACATTCTGCATATTTCTGGAGATGTGCTGGATGAACTTGACCCAAAGAAGTACAAAGCGACAATGGAAGGTTGTAGAAGGCTGATCCCAGCTGTGGGGAACTGCAGGAAGGCTTT GTTTTTCTCCTGCAGTCTAACAGAGACGAGTTGTGAGGGATTATCATCAGCTCTGCAGAAACTGAACTCCCCCCTGAGAGAGCTGGACCTCACCAACAACGACCTCCGAGATCCAGGACTGAAGCTTCTCTCTGCGGCACTCGGGAGCCCAAACTGCAAACTGGAGATCCTCAG GTTGTCTGGTTGTTTGATCACAGAGAAAGGTTGTTCTTTTCTGGCTGAAGCTCTGAACACAAACCCCTCTAACCTGCGAGAGCTGGACCTGAGCTACAATCACCCTGGAGAATCAGGAACGAAGATGCTCTCTGATCTAAAGGAGGACTGCAACTACAGACTGGAGAAGTTAGA tgtgagTCATGGAGGAGAGTTCAGGATTAAACCAGGATTGAGAAAGT ATTCCTGTGGTCTTACCCTGGATGTGAACACCGCTGACTCTTGCCTCTCGCTGTCTGAGGGAAACCGAAAGGCATCGTGGGAGGGACTCCAGCAGGAGAATCCCCATAACCCAGAGAGATCTGATTGGCTCGCTCAGGTGTTGTGTGTGGAGAGTTTACGTGACCGCAGTTATTGGGAGGTGGAGTGCGGTGGAAAAGCGACAGTAGCCGTGACCTACAGAGGGGTCGCAAGGAAAACCGAGACCGACGAGATGTTCGGACCCAACACAACGTCCTGGAGTCTGACCTGTGCTGGTGACCACTACGCTCTACAGCACAGTGACCTCACCACTAAGGTTCCAGCCTCAGATCCACAGTGCCGCAGGGTGGGGGTGTACCTGGACCAGCCGGCCGGCACTCTGACCTTCTACAGTGTCGCCTCAACCACAGATACACCGAACCTCATACACACCTTCCACTGTAGCTTCACTGAGCCACTGTACGCAGGGTTTGGGGTTAATGGTGGGTCATCT